One region of Xylanimonas ulmi genomic DNA includes:
- the cybH gene encoding Ni/Fe-hydrogenase, b-type cytochrome subunit — protein sequence MSAPSPAAVLHVGEIHSSDGLSHGRLLALAAAAAPGGDDPVVRAAAAALESDHHEIPVPWVGADDVDPATPQRRYTLVRVRELALPSGATRDVVVMRGAVREVLATSISTRQERSLVRRNADRAFVRGERPLAVAAAAVSDGVVGRFHLQGLVAVTPQGPHDTSDPGAAESGWTRVALWPAALRLQHWANVALIGVLSATGYYVMDPFFGPTPVDGAASGFLMGGMRLAHFVAGFAWIVLGATRFVLTFTSRYRTMRWRSFWPLWSRADLRNLGHVAQHYALIRDHSPLYLSHNPLQQLAYTGVYAACALQMATGLMLYGLARVDSPFWALVAAPSGWVGIGVVRLAHTLLMFALWAFVIMHIYLAVRADSLERHGGVSSMVNGGVWVRRGARPVDGPPIE from the coding sequence ATGAGCGCGCCGTCTCCCGCCGCCGTCCTGCACGTCGGGGAGATCCACAGCAGCGACGGCCTCAGTCATGGGCGACTGCTCGCGCTCGCCGCCGCCGCGGCCCCGGGCGGCGACGACCCGGTGGTGCGCGCCGCCGCCGCCGCGCTCGAGTCCGACCACCACGAGATCCCCGTCCCGTGGGTCGGCGCCGACGACGTCGACCCGGCCACGCCCCAACGGCGCTACACGCTGGTGCGGGTGCGCGAACTGGCGCTGCCGAGCGGCGCGACGCGCGACGTCGTCGTCATGCGCGGGGCCGTGCGCGAGGTGTTGGCCACCTCGATCAGCACCCGGCAGGAGCGATCCCTCGTGCGCCGCAACGCCGACCGCGCGTTCGTGCGCGGCGAGCGCCCGCTCGCCGTCGCCGCCGCCGCGGTCAGCGACGGCGTTGTCGGCCGCTTCCACCTGCAGGGACTCGTCGCGGTGACCCCGCAGGGGCCGCATGACACCAGTGACCCCGGCGCCGCCGAGAGCGGCTGGACCCGCGTGGCCTTGTGGCCGGCCGCGCTGCGCCTGCAGCACTGGGCCAACGTCGCCCTGATCGGCGTGCTGAGCGCCACGGGCTACTACGTCATGGACCCGTTCTTCGGCCCCACCCCGGTCGACGGCGCCGCCTCCGGGTTCCTCATGGGCGGCATGCGCCTGGCGCACTTCGTGGCGGGGTTCGCGTGGATCGTGCTGGGCGCCACCCGGTTCGTGCTCACCTTCACCTCGCGTTACCGCACCATGCGGTGGCGCTCGTTCTGGCCGCTGTGGTCGCGCGCCGACCTGCGCAACCTCGGACATGTGGCGCAGCACTACGCGCTCATCAGGGACCACAGCCCGCTGTACCTGTCGCACAACCCGCTCCAGCAACTCGCCTACACCGGCGTGTACGCGGCCTGCGCCCTCCAGATGGCGACGGGGCTCATGCTCTACGGGCTGGCACGGGTCGACTCGCCGTTCTGGGCGCTGGTCGCCGCGCCGAGCGGCTGGGTGGGCATCGGCGTCGTGCGCCTGGCGCACACGCTCCTGATGTTCGCGCTGTGGGCCTTCGTGATCATGCACATCTACCTCGCGGTGCGCGCCGACTCGCTCGAACGCCACGGCGGGGTCTCCTCGATGGTCAACGGTGGGGTGTGGGTGCGCCGCGGCGCCCGACCCGTCGACGGCCCTCCGATCGAGTGA
- a CDS encoding nickel-dependent hydrogenase large subunit gives MTRLVLDELLDPSEVRVVVERAADGRLTGARLSLADLPRVEPLLVGRPIARVPAFVERLCGLCPAAHHLAGVRALEALAGIGPLPPQAVAIRRLLHHASAVAAHAERAGAVGGERSALAALAGFARSTLDAVGAQSHFPTTAAPGGVRVGVSPATRDALRHAAPEALAAAHRLALDALDQSDALDQSGARGESGARGGAGDAGADPSFTGADVALVDADGRPDLLGTHLRVVAADGGVLHAAEPAARFDAVLAESRPGAPAPRPYLRALGADRGRYRVGPAAQLGVGPLTTPLAADAQARWSDGARTASAARAVMVLAAVEAIAEVLGDDDVSLPVVPGAPVDLAALAGVPAGAVGVGWVDGPRGLLVHRYVAGGDGLLRAATILTPTAQNEPWLADLLRAAVARSAAAGALERAVREADPCLPCTAAPLGTMRLTVTDARVPRGT, from the coding sequence GTGACGCGCCTCGTGCTCGACGAGCTCCTCGACCCGTCCGAGGTCCGCGTCGTCGTCGAGCGGGCCGCCGACGGACGCCTGACGGGCGCACGGCTCTCGCTGGCCGACCTGCCCCGCGTCGAGCCGCTGCTCGTGGGCCGCCCGATCGCACGCGTCCCCGCGTTCGTCGAGCGCCTGTGCGGGCTGTGCCCCGCCGCCCACCACCTCGCAGGCGTGCGCGCGCTGGAGGCGCTGGCCGGGATCGGGCCGTTGCCCCCACAGGCCGTCGCGATCCGGCGGCTGCTGCACCACGCGTCGGCCGTCGCGGCCCATGCCGAGCGCGCGGGCGCCGTCGGCGGGGAGCGGTCCGCCCTCGCCGCGCTGGCCGGGTTCGCGCGATCCACGCTCGACGCGGTGGGCGCGCAGTCCCACTTCCCGACGACGGCGGCGCCCGGCGGCGTGCGCGTGGGCGTCTCGCCGGCGACCCGTGACGCGCTGCGCCACGCCGCGCCCGAGGCCCTGGCCGCGGCGCACCGGCTCGCGCTCGACGCGCTGGATCAGTCCGACGCGCTGGATCAGTCCGGCGCGCGGGGTGAGTCCGGCGCGCGCGGCGGGGCCGGCGACGCCGGGGCGGACCCGTCGTTCACGGGCGCCGACGTCGCGTTGGTCGACGCCGACGGCCGACCCGACCTGCTCGGCACGCACCTGCGCGTGGTGGCCGCCGACGGCGGCGTGCTCCACGCGGCCGAGCCCGCCGCGCGCTTCGACGCGGTGCTCGCCGAGTCGCGTCCCGGCGCGCCCGCGCCGCGACCGTACCTGCGCGCGCTGGGCGCCGACCGCGGTCGTTACCGGGTCGGCCCCGCGGCCCAGCTCGGCGTCGGTCCGCTGACCACCCCGCTCGCCGCGGACGCGCAGGCCCGTTGGTCCGACGGGGCACGCACCGCGAGCGCGGCCCGCGCGGTCATGGTGCTGGCCGCGGTCGAGGCCATCGCCGAGGTGCTGGGCGACGACGACGTGTCCCTCCCCGTGGTCCCAGGGGCCCCGGTGGACCTGGCCGCCCTCGCGGGCGTGCCCGCCGGCGCCGTGGGCGTCGGCTGGGTCGACGGACCGCGGGGACTGCTGGTCCACCGCTACGTCGCAGGCGGCGACGGGCTGCTGCGGGCCGCCACGATCCTGACGCCTACGGCCCAGAACGAGCCGTGGCTGGCCGACCTGCTGCGCGCGGCGGTGGCCCGTAGCGCGGCCGCGGGCGCGCTCGAACGGGCGGTGCGCGAGGCCGACCCGTGCCTGCCGTGCACCGCCGCGCCGCTCGGGACGATGCGGCTCACGGTCACCGACGCACGCGTACCGAGGGGGACCTGA
- a CDS encoding hydrogenase maturation nickel metallochaperone HypA: protein MHELSLCGSIARIAERRRAGRRVERVGVRLGALRQAVPEAMDRCWAVVTAGTALAGSRLVFELVPLVVRCDACGARTRLDEVWLRCGSCAGSRVEVVEGDEFLLTHLDLADDVESRHRAAPPGASS from the coding sequence GTGCACGAGCTCTCGCTGTGCGGGTCGATCGCGCGCATCGCCGAGCGGCGCCGCGCGGGACGCCGGGTCGAGCGCGTGGGCGTCCGCCTCGGGGCGCTGCGCCAGGCCGTTCCCGAGGCCATGGACAGGTGCTGGGCCGTGGTCACCGCGGGCACCGCGCTGGCGGGCAGCCGGCTCGTGTTCGAGCTCGTCCCGCTCGTCGTGCGCTGCGACGCGTGCGGCGCCCGCACGCGCCTGGACGAGGTGTGGCTGCGCTGCGGGTCCTGCGCCGGCTCGCGCGTCGAGGTGGTCGAGGGCGACGAGTTCCTGCTGACCCATCTCGACCTGGCCGACGACGTCGAATCGCGTCACCGCGCCGCGCCGCCGGGGGCGTCGTCCTAG
- a CDS encoding HyaD/HybD family hydrogenase maturation endopeptidase yields the protein MAATITVLGIGNPIMADDGVGLALIAYLSRSVTDPRVQIIDGGTGGMELVPVVQDSERLLVLDAVAGPEPGTVVLLTGDQVPRLLASKLSPHQVGLLDVLSVARLLGREPREVVIVGIVPEVVDLRFSLSDVVTEALDEAAAMAYEVVEHWLAEADYRELDCVTQRRWS from the coding sequence ATGGCCGCCACCATCACTGTGCTGGGGATCGGCAACCCGATCATGGCCGACGACGGCGTCGGCCTCGCGCTCATCGCCTACCTGTCGCGCTCGGTGACCGACCCGCGGGTCCAGATCATCGACGGCGGCACCGGGGGCATGGAGCTCGTGCCCGTGGTGCAGGACTCCGAGCGCCTGCTGGTGCTCGACGCGGTCGCGGGCCCCGAGCCCGGAACGGTCGTGCTGTTGACCGGAGACCAGGTCCCGCGCCTGCTCGCGAGCAAGCTCTCGCCCCACCAGGTCGGCCTGCTCGACGTGCTCTCCGTCGCCCGGCTGCTGGGCCGCGAACCGCGCGAGGTCGTGATCGTCGGGATCGTTCCGGAGGTCGTGGACCTGCGCTTCTCCCTGTCCGACGTCGTCACCGAGGCCCTGGACGAGGCGGCCGCGATGGCGTACGAGGTCGTCGAGCACTGGCTCGCGGAGGCCGACTATCGGGAGTTGGACTGCGTCACTCAGCGGCGGTGGTCATGA
- the hypF gene encoding carbamoyltransferase HypF, translated as MPDERATFLVRGVVQGVGFRPFVHRLAHELGLAGSVRNTSVQVVVDAQGPPGALRELGRRLRDDAPALAAVIDVEAVPAVVDPALRGFAILGSDDEAGARTLAPPDSATCPDCLRELFDPADRRHRHAFITCTGCGPRLTIIRDLPYDRPRTTLAHLPMCARCAGEYDDPLDRRFHAQPISCHDCGPRLWWAVVRGGRPARVRASDDECLRRAVRSLRAGGIVAVKGVGGFHLACSALDGHAVRALRARKGREAKPLAVMVRDLDTARALTHVSDAEAAQLTRPARPIVLLRRRDDAAWPVAAEVAPGTGELGVMLAYAPVHHLLFADGAPPVLVMTSANLSGEPICYRDEDALTHLAGVADALLGHDRPIAVPCDDSVVRVVDGAVMPLRRSRGFAPLPVALGVGPAGATTPVVLAVGGELKATACLLVGDRALLSQHLGDMQSLAGQDALAFAARHLARLADARPEAWACDLHPDYHSTRWAQRRHGDLPVVRVQHHHAHAAALLAEHGRLGDDALVLTFDGTGYGSDGGVWGGEALLLGADVGRFARVGHLRAVALPGGDAAVAEPWRVALAHLAQAGVAWTRDLAPVRAAGSRALLLRQVLGSGVGAARSTSMGRLFDAVASLLDVCQDQRYEAQAAIELEQAALAAARGRPARACPVTLPVTATGVALMGAAVTGVAEDHADRDPVVIDPAPALAAIVAALRRGAPAEVIAWAFHSWVADCAVTWAEAIRARTGTATVGLSGGVFSNALLVAATRDALAARGFEVLTHAVVPAGDGGLALGQAVVAAARLAPGWPGARASRSGVVVET; from the coding sequence ATGCCCGACGAGCGCGCCACGTTCCTGGTGCGCGGCGTCGTGCAGGGCGTCGGGTTCCGCCCGTTCGTCCACCGCCTCGCGCATGAGCTGGGCCTGGCCGGGTCGGTGCGCAACACCAGCGTGCAGGTGGTCGTCGACGCCCAGGGGCCGCCCGGCGCCCTGCGCGAGCTCGGGCGGCGGCTGCGCGACGACGCCCCGGCCCTCGCGGCGGTCATCGACGTCGAGGCCGTGCCCGCCGTCGTCGACCCGGCGCTGCGCGGCTTCGCCATCCTCGGGTCCGACGACGAGGCGGGGGCGCGCACGCTGGCGCCGCCCGACAGCGCGACCTGCCCCGACTGCCTGCGCGAGCTGTTCGACCCCGCCGACCGCCGCCATCGGCACGCGTTCATCACCTGCACGGGTTGCGGGCCGCGGCTCACGATCATCCGCGACCTGCCGTACGACCGTCCACGCACCACATTGGCGCACCTGCCGATGTGCGCGCGCTGCGCGGGCGAATACGACGACCCGCTCGACCGCCGGTTCCACGCCCAGCCCATCTCGTGCCATGACTGCGGCCCGCGGCTGTGGTGGGCCGTGGTCCGTGGTGGCCGACCGGCGCGCGTGCGGGCCAGTGACGACGAGTGTCTGCGCCGCGCCGTGCGGTCGCTGCGCGCCGGGGGGATCGTGGCGGTCAAGGGCGTGGGCGGCTTCCACCTCGCGTGCTCGGCGCTCGACGGGCACGCGGTGCGCGCGCTGCGGGCGCGCAAGGGGCGTGAGGCCAAGCCGTTGGCCGTCATGGTGCGCGACCTGGACACGGCGCGCGCCCTCACGCACGTGAGCGATGCCGAGGCCGCGCAGCTCACGCGTCCCGCCCGCCCTATCGTGCTGCTGCGCCGTCGCGACGACGCCGCCTGGCCCGTCGCCGCCGAGGTGGCGCCTGGCACGGGCGAGCTGGGGGTCATGCTGGCCTACGCCCCCGTCCACCACCTGCTGTTCGCCGACGGCGCCCCGCCGGTGCTCGTCATGACGTCGGCGAACCTGTCGGGCGAGCCGATCTGCTACCGCGACGAGGACGCGCTCACACACCTCGCCGGGGTCGCGGACGCGCTGCTGGGGCACGACCGCCCGATCGCCGTGCCGTGCGACGACTCGGTGGTCCGCGTGGTCGACGGCGCCGTGATGCCGCTGCGCCGCTCGCGCGGCTTCGCCCCGCTGCCCGTGGCCCTCGGCGTCGGCCCGGCCGGGGCGACGACGCCGGTCGTGCTCGCCGTCGGCGGGGAGCTCAAGGCGACCGCCTGCCTGCTGGTGGGCGACCGCGCGCTCCTGTCGCAGCACCTGGGTGACATGCAGTCGCTCGCGGGGCAGGACGCGCTCGCGTTCGCGGCCCGGCATCTCGCGCGGCTCGCCGACGCGCGGCCCGAGGCGTGGGCGTGCGACCTGCATCCCGACTACCACTCGACGCGCTGGGCGCAGCGGCGCCACGGCGACCTGCCCGTGGTGCGCGTCCAGCACCATCACGCTCACGCGGCCGCGCTGCTCGCCGAACACGGGCGGCTCGGCGACGACGCCCTGGTGCTGACCTTCGACGGCACGGGCTATGGGAGCGACGGCGGTGTGTGGGGCGGCGAGGCGCTGCTGCTCGGCGCCGACGTCGGCCGGTTCGCGCGCGTGGGCCACCTGCGCGCCGTCGCGCTGCCCGGCGGTGACGCGGCGGTGGCCGAGCCCTGGCGCGTCGCCCTGGCCCACTTGGCGCAGGCGGGCGTCGCATGGACGCGGGACCTGGCGCCGGTGCGCGCGGCCGGGTCGCGCGCGTTGCTGTTGCGGCAGGTGCTCGGCTCGGGAGTCGGGGCGGCGCGGTCGACCTCGATGGGCCGGCTGTTCGACGCCGTCGCCTCGCTGCTCGACGTGTGCCAGGACCAGCGATACGAGGCGCAGGCCGCGATCGAGCTCGAGCAGGCGGCGCTCGCGGCGGCGCGCGGGCGGCCCGCGCGCGCATGCCCGGTGACGCTGCCGGTGACGGCGACGGGCGTGGCGTTGATGGGCGCGGCGGTGACGGGCGTGGCCGAGGACCACGCCGACCGCGATCCCGTGGTGATCGACCCGGCGCCGGCGCTCGCCGCGATCGTCGCCGCGCTGCGGCGCGGCGCGCCGGCCGAAGTGATCGCCTGGGCCTTCCACTCCTGGGTCGCCGACTGTGCCGTGACCTGGGCCGAGGCGATCCGCGCGCGGACGGGCACGGCGACCGTCGGGCTCTCGGGCGGCGTGTTCTCGAACGCCCTCCTGGTCGCGGCCACGCGGGACGCGCTGGCCGCGCGCGGGTTCGAGGTGCTCACGCACGCCGTCGTGCCGGCCGGAGACGGCGGCCTCGCGCTCGGGCAGGCGGTCGTGGCCGCCGCCCGGCTCGCTCCGGGATGGCCCGGCGCCCGCGCGAGCCGCAGCGGCGTCGTCGTCGAGACGTAG
- a CDS encoding glycoside hydrolase family 1 protein, which translates to MPGRTFPAGFVWGAATAAYQIEGAAAEGGRTPSIWDTYAHHSGRVENGDTGDVAVDHYHRWEEDVEHLAALGVGAYRLSISWSRVIPTGRGPLNPEGVAFYRRLLEALRARGIAPWVTLYHWDLPQELEDAGGWPERATAEAFADYARAMARELGDLVEVWTTLNEPWCSAYLGYASGVHAPGRSEPAAALAAVHHLSLAHGLAAAAIRQETPGARVSVTLNLHVLRAADPSSRADRDALRRIDALGNRAFLEPMLRGRYPADLLADTRAITDWAFVRDGDLEVIRQPLDALGVNYYSTTTVRAGGGSAPAAGSAASTAADGHRPSAHGAWVGAEDVEFVPHEGPSTAMGWNIEPAGLTELLTDLHRRYGVPLVVTENGAAFDDEVTVGPDGAARVHDERRVRYLRDHVDALGAALDAGADVRGYFAWSLLDNFEWGWGYTKRFGVIRVDYDTLERIWKDSAHWYRRLVRTHALPPLAPAPSA; encoded by the coding sequence ATGCCAGGTCGCACCTTCCCCGCGGGCTTCGTGTGGGGCGCCGCCACCGCCGCCTATCAGATCGAGGGGGCGGCCGCGGAGGGTGGTCGCACGCCCTCGATCTGGGACACCTACGCCCACCACTCGGGCCGGGTCGAGAACGGCGACACGGGTGACGTCGCCGTCGACCACTACCACCGGTGGGAGGAGGACGTCGAGCACCTCGCGGCCCTGGGGGTGGGGGCGTACCGCCTGTCGATCTCCTGGTCGCGCGTCATCCCCACCGGCCGCGGCCCGCTCAACCCCGAGGGCGTCGCCTTCTACCGGCGGTTGCTGGAGGCTCTGCGGGCCCGCGGGATCGCGCCCTGGGTGACGCTCTACCACTGGGACCTGCCCCAGGAGCTGGAGGACGCCGGCGGCTGGCCCGAGCGGGCCACCGCCGAGGCATTTGCCGACTACGCCCGGGCCATGGCCCGCGAGCTGGGCGACCTCGTCGAGGTGTGGACCACGCTCAACGAGCCCTGGTGCTCGGCCTACCTCGGCTACGCGTCTGGCGTGCACGCCCCGGGCCGGTCGGAGCCGGCCGCGGCGCTCGCGGCCGTGCACCACCTCTCGCTCGCGCACGGCCTCGCCGCCGCGGCGATCCGCCAGGAGACTCCGGGCGCCCGGGTGTCGGTCACGCTCAACCTGCACGTGCTGCGGGCCGCCGACCCGTCGTCCCGCGCGGACCGCGACGCGCTGCGCCGCATCGACGCGCTCGGCAACCGGGCGTTCCTGGAGCCGATGCTGCGCGGGCGGTACCCGGCCGACCTGCTGGCCGACACGCGTGCGATCACCGACTGGGCGTTCGTGCGCGACGGCGACCTCGAGGTCATCCGCCAGCCGCTCGACGCGTTGGGCGTCAACTACTACTCCACGACGACGGTGCGGGCGGGCGGGGGCAGTGCGCCCGCGGCGGGCTCGGCCGCGTCCACCGCCGCCGACGGGCATCGCCCCTCCGCGCACGGCGCGTGGGTGGGCGCCGAGGACGTGGAGTTCGTCCCGCACGAGGGGCCGTCCACCGCGATGGGCTGGAACATCGAGCCGGCCGGGCTCACCGAGCTGCTCACCGACCTGCACCGCCGCTACGGCGTGCCGCTCGTGGTCACCGAGAACGGCGCGGCGTTCGACGACGAGGTGACGGTCGGCCCCGACGGCGCCGCGCGGGTGCACGACGAGCGCCGGGTCCGCTACCTGCGCGATCACGTCGACGCGCTCGGCGCCGCGCTCGACGCCGGCGCCGACGTGCGCGGGTACTTCGCCTGGTCGCTGCTCGACAACTTCGAGTGGGGTTGGGGCTACACCAAGCGGTTCGGCGTCATCCGGGTCGACTACGACACGCTGGAGCGCATCTGGAAGGACTCGGCGCACTGGTACCGGCGCCTGGTGCGCACCCACGCGCTGCCGCCGCTCGCCCCGGCCCCGTCCGCCTAG
- a CDS encoding nickel-dependent hydrogenase large subunit, which yields MSTRVVIDPITRIEGHLRVELETQGETIARAWSETTQFRGIETIVQDRDPRDAWVFVQRICGVCTSVHAIASVVAVEHAIGSHPPTQARLIRDIVLASQEVQDHVIHFYHLHALDWVHVPSAATADPAAAVAFARAIGSTWRGNTLERMTEVRDTVRQLLDSGQLSIFTGGYWDHPDYRLPPEANLMAVAHYLDALEFQRSMIRIHTVFGGKNPHPNFLVGGMACTIDPDRSESINQVQIDQITDWVDQTRQFVRDCYLPDAIAIMGAYRDYFDIGAAQPNYLAVGLAGATFGGDPNTARTTTAHTAVKPGVLLDGDLSTVHPFDPTKIAEYIASAWYAYEDGDDVGLPPAQGETTPRYTGPKPPFDWLADSERYTWCKAPRYDGRPIQVGPVARVLLAYAQGHARMTELVDDAARQLGITVGQLNSTAGRTLARAIEAMVSAETLAEVTFPELVANIAQGDLDVFDNSRWEPKTWPATAEGYSFVEVARGNLSHWVTIEDGKVARYQAVVPTTWLAGGRDVGGRQGPYEESLAGDGLHPLRDPARPLEPLRTIHSFDPCMSCAVHVLDLGDARPPVVGP from the coding sequence ATGTCGACCCGCGTCGTCATCGACCCCATCACCCGCATCGAGGGCCACCTGCGCGTCGAGCTCGAGACACAGGGCGAGACCATCGCCCGGGCCTGGAGCGAGACCACCCAGTTCCGCGGCATCGAGACCATCGTGCAGGACCGCGACCCGCGCGACGCCTGGGTGTTCGTGCAGCGCATCTGCGGCGTGTGCACCTCGGTGCACGCCATCGCCTCGGTCGTCGCCGTCGAGCACGCGATCGGCTCCCACCCGCCCACGCAGGCTCGGCTCATCCGCGACATCGTGCTGGCCTCGCAGGAGGTCCAGGACCACGTCATCCACTTCTACCACCTGCACGCGCTCGACTGGGTCCACGTCCCCTCGGCCGCCACCGCCGACCCGGCCGCGGCCGTCGCGTTCGCGCGCGCCATCGGCTCGACCTGGAGGGGCAACACGCTCGAACGGATGACCGAGGTGCGCGACACCGTCCGGCAACTCCTGGACTCGGGCCAGCTGTCGATCTTCACGGGCGGCTACTGGGATCACCCGGACTACCGCCTGCCGCCAGAGGCGAACCTCATGGCCGTCGCCCACTACCTGGACGCGCTGGAGTTCCAGCGGTCGATGATCCGCATCCACACGGTGTTCGGCGGCAAGAACCCGCACCCCAACTTCCTCGTGGGTGGCATGGCCTGCACCATCGACCCCGACCGCTCGGAGTCGATCAACCAGGTCCAGATCGACCAGATCACCGACTGGGTCGACCAGACGCGCCAGTTCGTGCGGGACTGCTACCTGCCCGACGCGATCGCGATCATGGGCGCCTACCGCGACTACTTCGACATCGGCGCCGCCCAGCCGAACTACCTCGCGGTCGGGCTGGCGGGGGCGACGTTCGGCGGCGACCCGAACACGGCCCGGACCACGACGGCCCACACCGCGGTCAAGCCCGGCGTGCTGCTCGACGGCGACCTGTCCACCGTGCACCCGTTCGACCCGACCAAGATCGCCGAGTACATCGCGTCCGCCTGGTACGCCTACGAGGACGGCGACGACGTCGGCCTGCCGCCCGCACAGGGCGAGACGACGCCGCGGTACACCGGCCCGAAGCCGCCCTTCGACTGGCTGGCGGACTCCGAGCGGTACACGTGGTGCAAGGCCCCGCGCTACGACGGCCGACCCATCCAGGTGGGCCCGGTCGCACGCGTGCTGCTCGCCTACGCCCAGGGGCACGCCCGCATGACGGAGCTGGTCGACGACGCCGCCCGGCAGCTCGGCATCACCGTCGGCCAACTCAACTCGACGGCGGGCCGCACCCTCGCCCGGGCGATCGAGGCGATGGTCTCGGCCGAGACGCTCGCCGAGGTGACCTTCCCCGAACTCGTGGCCAATATCGCGCAAGGCGACCTCGACGTGTTCGACAACTCCCGCTGGGAGCCGAAGACCTGGCCGGCCACAGCCGAGGGCTATTCGTTCGTCGAGGTCGCGCGCGGCAACCTCAGCCACTGGGTCACGATCGAGGACGGCAAGGTCGCCCGCTACCAGGCGGTGGTGCCCACGACCTGGCTCGCCGGCGGGCGCGACGTCGGCGGGCGGCAGGGCCCCTACGAGGAGTCGCTCGCCGGTGACGGGCTCCACCCGCTGCGCGACCCGGCCCGGCCCCTCGAGCCGCTGCGCACCATCCACTCCTTCGACCCGTGCATGTCGTGCGCCGTGCACGTGCTCGACCTGGGCGACGCCCGGCCCCCGGTCGTGGGGCCATGA
- a CDS encoding HypC/HybG/HupF family hydrogenase formation chaperone, which produces MCVAIPARIEEITPGPLPTARLDVAGRSASCCLAYLPQAAVGDYVLVQNGFAVLLLDPLSAAESLAAFADLGLWDGLGDGLLDAPG; this is translated from the coding sequence ATGTGCGTCGCGATCCCGGCGCGGATCGAGGAGATCACCCCAGGCCCGCTGCCGACGGCGCGCCTCGACGTCGCGGGGCGATCCGCGTCGTGCTGCCTGGCCTACCTCCCCCAGGCCGCCGTGGGCGACTACGTGCTCGTTCAGAACGGGTTCGCCGTCCTGCTGCTGGACCCGCTGTCCGCGGCGGAGTCACTCGCCGCGTTCGCCGACCTGGGACTGTGGGACGGGCTGGGGGACGGGCTGTTGGACGCGCCTGGCTAG
- the hypB gene encoding hydrogenase nickel incorporation protein HypB: MGRFHRHDDAQDHGHDHGHEGGHDHLGDHSGYGTGSDRIAVLERIFDENDHCAAHNRADFDAAGVRAVNVMSSPGAGKTALLARTLDALDASRVGVIEGDIETALDADRLAATGARVSLLNTAHGFGGECHLDAPMVRDALGRLPLDGLDLVFVENVGNLVCPAEFAVGEHLRVMVYAITEGEEKPAKYPVMFRSADVVLVNKTDLLPHLDVDLGRFYDYLARVHPGVTTIELSARTGEGVEAWIGWLREHANAPLREAPA; encoded by the coding sequence ATGGGCCGCTTCCACCGGCACGACGACGCGCAAGACCACGGCCACGACCACGGCCACGAGGGTGGCCACGACCACCTGGGCGACCACTCGGGCTACGGCACGGGCTCGGACCGCATCGCGGTGCTCGAGCGCATCTTCGACGAGAACGACCACTGCGCGGCGCACAACCGCGCGGACTTCGACGCCGCGGGCGTGCGGGCGGTCAACGTCATGTCGTCGCCCGGCGCCGGCAAGACGGCGCTGCTCGCGCGCACGCTCGACGCGCTCGACGCGAGCCGGGTCGGCGTCATCGAAGGCGACATCGAGACGGCGCTCGACGCCGACCGGCTCGCCGCCACGGGGGCGCGGGTCAGCCTGCTCAACACCGCGCACGGGTTCGGCGGCGAGTGCCACCTCGACGCCCCGATGGTGCGCGACGCGCTCGGCCGGCTGCCGCTCGACGGGCTCGACCTGGTGTTCGTCGAGAACGTCGGCAACCTCGTGTGCCCGGCCGAGTTCGCCGTCGGGGAGCATCTGCGGGTCATGGTCTATGCGATCACCGAGGGTGAGGAGAAGCCCGCCAAGTACCCGGTGATGTTCCGCTCGGCCGACGTGGTGCTGGTCAACAAGACCGACCTGCTGCCGCACCTGGACGTCGACCTCGGCCGGTTCTACGACTACCTGGCACGGGTCCACCCGGGCGTGACGACCATCGAGCTGTCCGCCCGCACCGGCGAGGGCGTCGAGGCCTGGATCGGGTGGCTGCGCGAGCACGCGAACGCCCCGCTGCGCGAGGCGCCCGCCTGA
- a CDS encoding hydrogenase maturation nickel metallochaperone HypA, whose translation MHELSLLRAVVDSVARVAAQRRARGVEAVGLRVGTLASATPEALRTAWPLAISGTAVAGARLDIDVVQAAVRCAECARDVPVDRFYALVCPVCATPTGELVTGRELAVAYADLADDAAAENPAENPGDAALPARDRPAASCPGHDHRR comes from the coding sequence ATGCATGAGCTGAGCCTGTTGCGCGCCGTCGTCGACTCGGTGGCGCGTGTCGCCGCGCAACGCAGGGCGCGTGGCGTCGAGGCTGTGGGTCTGCGCGTCGGGACGCTCGCCAGTGCGACACCGGAGGCGCTGCGCACCGCGTGGCCGCTCGCCATCTCGGGGACGGCCGTGGCCGGGGCGCGCCTCGACATCGACGTCGTCCAGGCGGCGGTGCGCTGCGCCGAGTGCGCCAGGGACGTGCCGGTCGACCGGTTCTACGCGCTGGTCTGCCCGGTGTGCGCGACGCCGACGGGCGAGCTGGTGACGGGCCGCGAGCTCGCGGTGGCCTATGCCGACCTCGCCGACGACGCCGCCGCCGAGAACCCTGCCGAGAACCCTGGCGACGCTGCGCTCCCTGCGCGCGACCGGCCGGCGGCCTCGTGCCCGGGTCATGACCACCGCCGCTGA